One window from the genome of Streptomyces cadmiisoli encodes:
- a CDS encoding TadE/TadG family type IV pilus assembly protein: MPYRRRARDRGQVAIEYLGFIPILVLVALAAVQIGLVAYTAQQAGTAARTGARSASLNGPYAQDCQAAVSTWLADGTDCTSAELGDEVQVTATVDIPSIVPGWDFGDAHKTATMPIDH; this comes from the coding sequence ATGCCGTACCGGCGCAGAGCCCGCGACCGCGGGCAGGTCGCGATCGAGTACCTCGGGTTCATCCCGATCCTGGTCCTCGTCGCGCTGGCCGCCGTACAGATCGGACTGGTCGCCTACACCGCCCAGCAGGCCGGCACCGCCGCCCGCACCGGGGCCCGCAGCGCCTCGCTGAACGGGCCCTACGCCCAGGACTGCCAGGCCGCCGTCAGCACCTGGCTGGCCGACGGCACCGACTGCACCAGCGCCGAACTGGGCGACGAGGTCCAGGTCACCGCCACGGTCGACATCCCGTCGATCGTCCCCGGCTGGGACTTCGGCGACGCGCACAAGACGGCCACGATGCCGATCGACCACTGA
- a CDS encoding TadE/TadG family type IV pilus assembly protein, whose product MTMRAALKRDRGQVTVEFLGMTPLIILTLVLLWQFVLLGYTFTLAGNAADEAVRAGTAADDRQAACQEAGVEHLPDAWEGDADVQCTTSGGFVTADVTLRVPVLFPGSIGFPFEVDGHAGAVEEEVD is encoded by the coding sequence ATGACGATGCGGGCGGCACTGAAGCGGGACCGCGGCCAGGTCACCGTCGAGTTCCTCGGCATGACACCGCTGATCATTCTGACGCTGGTGCTGCTGTGGCAGTTCGTGCTCCTGGGGTACACCTTCACCCTCGCGGGGAACGCTGCTGACGAGGCGGTACGAGCGGGCACCGCCGCCGACGACCGGCAGGCCGCCTGCCAGGAGGCAGGGGTCGAGCACCTGCCGGACGCATGGGAGGGGGACGCCGACGTGCAGTGCACCACGAGCGGTGGCTTCGTCACCGCCGACGTCACACTGCGGGTGCCGGTCCTCTTCCCCGGCTCCATCGGATTCCCCTTCGAGGTCGACGGCCACGCCGGGGCCGTGGAGGAGGAGGTGGACTGA